atctgacagtgtaacattaagcataagtatttcaaatgatttaaacctgttttctgggtaacactgagaatatcactatatattgttgcaacacctccacctcgaccagtctgacggggctcatgtttataacagtagtttggtggagtagactaatttagaccaatataatcatttggttttagccaggtttcagtcaagcagagtacatcaaaactattatctgtgatcatttcatttacaataactgctttggctgttagtgatctaatgtttatgagcccaaactttagaaattgtttttgttcatttattttattttttttctggtttaatcacgataagatttttttctagatcctacattaaatttatatttttttgacctcactattcggggaacagacacagtcttaatagattggacagcgcaagcacttctaacatttaagcgggtagaacaaaagccatcatagcagttatttgagaattggcttactagtcaaaatggagcgtagagtcctggagatgttgtccgagagcagctccgctccgactctgctggggtgcaggccatcagcgcgaaaaagcctaggtcgctcccagaaaagattccaattattaacaaagagcagtttctgttctttacaccatgacaataaccattcatttaggaGCAAatagtctactgaacctttcgtgtcctcgtcgatacgtgggcagcggtcctgacacgatgatcgtcgccgcgggcgtcgtgctgcgaaccgtctcgatcaggctcctgaagtccatcttcagcgtctccgtctgcccgctgcgtggtgtcgttaaaccccggcgtgaagcacgacccgctctggggctctcgtcggccttcaggatcgcgggtatctgcgcagaaacatcgagaacacgagcaccagggagacagtgagtgtgcactttaccttcggctaacgtagcacggacgtgtcggacgatggagtctccgacgatcacagcgtcgcgttccgtctcgcggaggggagagaagcggttccgtgtagGGAGATcacgaagaccggagggggagaagtcgtcgcccggggcctggctcgcgtcctccgctgcggatgcacccagggtccgtggtgtcccggcaccggcgtgaaggacatctgggcagatcgcgtcctgggtgcaccgggcctgtgcagagaaacacacggggggaggtggtgggactgttagcagcgcgctgtatacttaccctggacttgtgagcgtcagcccgggaggtttccagcgcggctctccgctctcttagctgggcctgcctctgctccaggacccgaatctgcttctccacggcctccagctcgagctgcaacgtgtcgtcacctgcactcaaaggtagacaaacattcgtcattaaagcaagttacagtgagtacagcaattgtaatgtgtgtgaatagagtattagcgatgcacgcgggtttagcgaaaCCCACGCTGGtaatgctaatgggctataagctactagcggactctggaaatcaaaataaaactatccAAAACAATTTCAACTCActgcccacacaaccaaacacaaaagatgatatattcacacgttatagaaacgaaattgattgtgtataaaatagatttcaacaataaaaaatagacgatagagaaataacgtgacggagctcaaactagaggcatacgacagcaacaaacagaaATCTCATGGgatattcaagtgatttaacatttttagtttttcactaaccacgcataacattttttttctcaaaaacacaatcatgtacatacatgctgctcacatattattatagcccagtttgtgctgattacagtgagatttgactttagccatttagatatttataagaaactgaaaaaaagcacaaatgtcagggcatgacaaaacttctccaggccccaaaaatacccttagactccagagggttaatgaagGTCCAAACGTTGGTTCAGGAGGAGGCTAATCATCCAGTTCTGTCAATCATCATTACGAGCCTATATAAGCAGCAGTCAGTGCACCGTCCCTGCAACAATTCTTCCAGCATCCCTCCTcctccccagctcctcctctggTTTTGTGTGTAAAGTGATTATTGTGTGTAAGCAATTTAATACTGTAGTAATGGATTCACTGttaatctgatctgatctgagagagtgaagagtgtgttattgttctctacaggttgagagattgtggcatcacagatgaaggttgtgctgctctgtcttcagctctgagatcaaacccctctcacctgagagaactgagtcTGTCTCTGAATAAACTAGAAGATCCTGGAGTCACACTGCTGTCTGCTgtactggaggatcctcactgtaaactggaggaACTGTGGTAAGATCATATTTGACTCTCACAGATGAAACACAGTGTAAAGTACAGTATGTTTGAAGTGTTGAGTCTCTTTCTGCTGCTGTGAGTTCAGCTGATTGAGCTGTAAATGATTGAACACATGATCTGCTCTTCAGTAACATGATGCTGCAGGACTGAGAGTCAGACTGAaatacacactttcacacaccaTCAACACTTCAATCTCTTGACTTTAAACAGACTCAAGCTCAACACAATCAGAACTGAGAAATGAAGATGCTGGATTCATTCTTACTGTTCATCACATTcattttggggaagtcgtggcctagtggttagagagtttgattcctaaccctaaggttgtgggttcgagtctccggccagcagtaccacgactgaggtgtccttgagcaagacgcTGAACCCCCAActgtgctgcagcataaatgatacccactgctccgggtgtgtgtgtgtgtgtgtgtgtgtgtgtgtgtgtgtgtgtgtgtgtgtgtgtgtgttcactgctgtgtgtgtgcactttggatgggttaaatgcagagcaccaattttgagtatgggtcaccatacttggctgtatgtcatgtcactttttttttctgtagtgacTTCTCTGTTTAAACTGGGACATTCTATAGATGTCTATTCTTATAAACAGCGagttataaatactataaccAAACCTAAACCCCCAAAGAaaacttattacatttttaattttcttcttcttcttctattttttttttttttttttactaaaaaatgcTTCAGTTTCCATATTTTGATATTAGGTTTTGTTAAGTTTATCTCCTTTCTAGGTTTAAATAAATCTCTCAAAAATCtctcaaaatatggttaagtataGGCACACACAACAATATTCACAAAGCAAACAAGAAAAGATCAGACTTGGCAACAACTTCACAAAGtcaaaaacaagaataaatgtcATCCTAGAACGAAACACTCCCACCCTTTCATTACGAACCAACAATCAATATTTCAGTCATAAGAGTGTTTTTAGTGCATCAGTGTACATTTTATTCAACCATCTGTGAATGAAGTGCTGATAATCTGGAGATTTAGGAAAGAGGAGGTGTTGATATCCAGATTGAGACATTCAGCTCTTAATGATGCATTATTGTTTCTGATGGGTAAACACAACTCATCATAAGCTCAATGCTGTTAGTGTGGAGTGATGGAAACAGCTGAACACATTATTATGCAGTGCAGGAAAGGGAAGGAACGATAAATATTAACGAAGGTCCAAACGTTGGTTCAGGAGGAGGCTAATCATCCAGTTCTGTCAATCATCATTACGAGCCTATATAAGCAGCAGTCAGTGCACCGTCCCTGCAACAATTCTTCCAGCATCCCTCCTcctccccagctcctcctctggTTTAGTGTGTAAAGTGATTATTGTGTGTAAGCAATTTAATACTGTAGTAATGGATTCACTgttaaactgatctgatctgatctgatctgagagagtgaagagtgtgttattgttctctacaggttgtatgattgtggcgtcacagatgaaggttgtgctgctgtcttcagctctgagatcaaacccctcacacctgagagatcTGGATCTGTCTGGGAAtaaactaggagactctggagtgaagtTACTCTCTGATCTGAAGAATGATCCACATTATAAACTGGAGACATTCGACTATTGTGAGTGTATTTTTACTTGAATCTTTAAAGTTCAGTAACAGGCCTCATATGTGTGTAATTGGAGAATATAAGATAATAATTCAGCTCCACTTTAGTTTCTGTTAAACTGTTTAATAAGAgtttaaaattctgtaatgtaaCTGATCTATGAATATATGCATATCTTCATCTCTtccagtgtgtctgtgtgtaagtgATGAAGAGAGAGTTGTTGATCATTCACTGTTATTAATCTATGATCAGGTGTTCATTCATATCTCCGGCtgtaatatgaatatactgtgtATTTTCTGAACTGGATCTGCTGATGTGATGTGACAGCAGTAATGTCTCATACTcatatgtgtctgtctgtgtgttttattgtaggacGCTCAGTATTGAGACGTCAGTCCAGTTTCCTCAGGATCAGCTGATGGTGAATAAGAGACGTCACAGTCACACAATCAGCAGAGActgaagacacagagacacacagcatcacactgTCATGTGTGACGTCTTTCACTCTCTTGGTTTATAGGTAATGACTCTGAAACTGAGTGATTCACTAGATATTGACTACAATGTAGATGCTGTAACACTCAATACACACTGCAGACAAGTAATGCTGAGTGACCAAACTAAAACCTCCCATTTTAATCAACATAAACATggtgtaaataagagatttattGTGTAATACGGACAGCTTTGATTATAACGGGAGAATGAGATTCATTTATCAATATAACCTTTGTTAACCTTGAATATAAAGTTTTCTTTAAACGTTTTTACAAGTTTTAGTTTGAGAATCAAGAGTCTGACAGCTGATGAGACTGATATTGTAAATGTATCTAACAGCAAATCACTGTAAAGActtcaatgtaaaataattatattatttacatattttttttaggatgatTATTTAAATTTCCACCTAAatcttcactttttttatttgttttttgttttttcctcctgCACAGTTATTTACTAACGACTGTGtcaacacatatttatttattttatggagaGGTTATAACTTTCAGTGTGATTATAAACAATCTGACAAAGTTCTTAAATGTGTTCCAAAGTCTGTTGTTCTAATGGTCTAAAGGACAATTAGAAAATTGATCATATGTTTATACACCACCGAAAACCAAGGAAAATCAATGTAAGATTTTCAGTGATCGGCTTATATATCGTGAGCCCTCGAGTTTCTCAGGCATAGATTTAATAAAGATCATCATAATTGTGTATTTTGAAATTCAGAAATAGAAACGTATTGCATGTACATTTCCTCGTTCtggtaagacatttataatttactaaaaatctaacaatttaactgtttactaaaaatattataagCCCTATCATTTGGCATAATAGTGAAATATGGCTGCTTTATCtcacctaaataaataatatagtggttagagagtttgactcctaaccctaaggttgtgggtttgagtctcgggccggcaataccacgactgaagtgcccttgagcaaggtgtgttcacggtgtgtgtgtgcactttggatgggttaaatgcagagcaccaattctgagtatggtcaccatacttggctgtatgtcacgtcactttcactttcataaacaCTAACATCATGCATTTCTGTTGAGCTGCTTTAAACAATGTATTGTGATACAAATAAACTGACAACTTGACTAATGCATTCTGATAAATCCATCTCATCTGTATCTGCATctgacacagaaacagacacgcTACTAGAGTATGAATGGACAGCTAAATGGACTAAAGTCTGCTTGTGTCTAGAAACAGACTTGATCACATTCAGAGACAGACTCTCTAGTCTATAGTCACCTTTATTTTCATGGCATGTCATACAAcaaagattgtttcaaagcagtaaTAAACAGATGAGTAACAGACTACAGAAGGATTCAGCTCCAGCCAGATCAACAACTGGATAAATGAGCTAAATTTATTGTAGAtttcaaagacacacacagagctgtgTTCATAAGTTTACATGAACCTCGCTAAGTGTTTTTATAGTTATTtcacagatgtttacatatactccacaGTCTACTGACTCAGACTTCCACGGAAGTttgcttcaaagcagctttatgtAATAAACGAGGAAAGCATCAGCGATGCAAATAGTTTCAGTCAGAAATCAGTCATTTCAGTTAAAATCACATTCAGTTTCAGCTATAAATGGTCCAGAAGAGAATATAGTGgcattattcaattcaattattcAGTGACCTCATGCTGTAGTTTCCTGTACAAATAAATCAGTGCCTTTTGATCAATATTAATTATCACTAAGCCCCACTGAGCATGACATAAAAAAACTCCACCAGGAGCACTTGGGAGAAATGAGGCTCAACATTTCTGGGAAATACACTAATAATTTCTTATGTAGCTTTATGAAAAATACTCTTGTCCTGATGTATATGTTTGTTGTAACAGGAAGTGTAGTGTAGAAACACTGTGTACTATGTAGAAAACAGACATCAGTGTAAATTTCATTTTGTTGGTTAAATCTTGTTCTAAATTATTTTGATTCCATCTCCTTCTTTAAAGCAACTACACAACACTATTCTTATTCTAAAACAGCAAAGAGCTGAGTTCAGATGAACGTGTGCTGCTTCTGTCAGCGTCTCCAGCGACTCGTCCAGTGTCCTCCTGAACCCAAGCTGAGTGTAAGACTCTATGTCTACAAGTATGAATAACTTTCAAggaatatatttaagaaaaaacaaacagcagcttaaactaaaaataaatatctaaatccAGATGATTTTACTGTGTGCGATCACTCACCTAAAACAAGTAGATTTACAATCTTCAATTTATGTGTATACTGTAGAAATTACAGAAGTTTAACGGTATTTGATTTCATGACAATTCATGCAATGCTTAAATATGACCACttgattattttagtaataatttgTAGTGAACAATAAACTATAAACATAGactctctttttattattttgagacagctgtattgtgtttatatttaatacaggGTTTATATTGTAAACAGTAGGTGTACAACCTCATCCAGCTCCCGactgttattatattatagaaatatttcgAGTTTATTAGAAGGATTAGTGCAACCTTCTGGTTATTAACTACTacctcaaacctctccatgactTTCTGACAGAGGCTCATTATATTAGGTGACAACAGCGTCATAAATGCTAGAAGCGCTGTCTGGAGAAGTGTGGACCCCGCTGAAGGGTTTATTCTGGGcggtccctctctctctcagcagcAGGGGATTCTGTGTTAACTGAGGCTAAATAAACACAGATGAACTGTCGAGCACATTCACAGAAATGTCCTGGCAGTGTCCGCCTGACTGCACAAGAGTCTGGACAGCGCAGGAGCGGCGCGTCCCTCGCAAACGCACGCTGACATGAGCTCTGAGCAGAAGAAGAAGGCATGCTCAGAACAGAGCTGACGCTGGACCTTCAGCGATGAAGAACCCTCATCTGCACGAGATCCTGTCCTCGGGAGACAAGAGACTCAGGCGCAGAGCGAGGGAGCCGGTGATGCGCGGCAGCGACGAGCGCCTGCCTTACTTTACACTGTGCAAACACGCGCGCCTCGCGGCAGAGACAGAGACGCGCGGCTCGAGTGCCGCGGTGGACCTGAGGATCAACACCGTGCCTGACTCCAGACTCAGAGAGAAGCCTGTCAGCCGCAGAAGCGCCCCGGCGCAGGAGCGAGCGTCGCCTCAGCGCGCCGCCTCTCAGGCGCCTGGCGAGAGCGCGGAATCGGAATGGCCTCGGGAACGCGCCGGGGAGCCTACTATCAAAGCCATCCAGCAGACGCGCCGACTGCTCGCGAACGCGCGCGAGAGGACGCGCGTGCACACCATCAGCGCAGCCTTCGAGGCGCTGCGAAAACAGGTACAAAGTTAGAGTGAAACTAAGAACCCTAAGCTGCAaagaaaccttttattttttcttcacaagaAGATGTTTCAGCAAATGACTGTTGTGCTATTGTGAAAGCGGTCTCACTTTATTCTGACTGGTCTGGTCTACATGTCTACtgactctcattagagtattagtagagtattagtagagtaTCAGTAGACTGGTGGGGTTagggtccgtgtatcttttggtcattcgattttttgtttaattttgtgagtagaaaaattaaaaacagctcctttttcgtttttaaattttttgcaaaaaacgaaaaacaagaattcggcttaatttttagtttttctttcagggttagaaaaataaataaacagcttgaatattcgatttctacacgtgggcgggaattaaacacccctttctgctgattggtcagacaaaaaaaaagatcaaaccatgctgtcatcagtccttctgcagttccgcgcggcagaataatgctttgacttgggtatattcagagctgggtagattacttacaaattgtaattgtaaaccCATTGGTTAAATGCTGTATAGCCACcggattaatgactgataactgtgtgaatgtccacaaactggaatactttctgagtgtatataagcggtagactattttagaaaggaacatttaaaaaaaaaaaaaaagaggaattagagagaatcaataaacgatgaatcatttattcctattgtgtgaataatatgtaatctataaaaaaagtaactgtagtctgatttagtctgacacttgtgcactcgcacacaggaaagtaacacaagatttacataaatgtaattaattgccatttggtttgtttctcaccaaaccttactgtataccttcagaacgtttggaatatagcatacgccacgagatgcatattattttatgacagatttgcatccgcttaaagaatgaaaagtgaaagtcaacgttctctgccattaaatgggtaagtgcgagcaggacatttttgtgtgtctgtttcggaaaaaaagaaggtagacctaataagcctttagaacaacatctgactagttaccctagttaaataaaacagaaaaacgcgactactgtcaagcacagaccagtattgaagtgcacaggaaatatgcagcaatctaaacagtttatttaattaatattgagaattagttgatgttcacctggatttgttcctgaagaggggaaataatttaataagttgtcatttatagtcatatggtaaaatgcatatttttatttgtgtacattcaaaatgactacaaaatgtcgtcccgttgaaaaataaataaaacaacagaatgcactgctttagcgcaaaacatgaaccaatacacagctagtaggctgcttgatgcgcctatttttaaaagtctacattaaggttatttgacgttaaatgcatgatttaagtcattttagaataaatcacagtatatatcatgataaaaagtgactttacagtttggaaaatatggtaggctatgaaatcccccccagcagcagcagaggactagtattctgccgcgagcaactgcagaagaactgatgacagtttgatcttttttttttttttttttttgtctgaccaatcagcagaaaggggcgtttaattcccacccacgtgtagaaatcgaatattcaagctgtttattcatttttctacccctgaaagaaaaactacaaattaagccgaattcttgtttttcgttttttgcaaaaaattaaaaaacgaaaaaggagccgtttttcatttttctacttacaaaattaaacaaaaaatcaaatgaccaaaagatacacggaccggTTAGGGTTAGAACAGAGACTTATAGTCAGTAGCATGTCTGCTGAGATGCTGTCACAGTAAAGAGCTAGTAAATATCAATCAGACAGTCTACTAaaactctaatgagagttagatGTCTTGTAGGTGCAAAGTTACTTAGTGTCAACAGAATATTCAAAAGTgatcatcaaaataaagtgttaccatgaagGCTtatcaaaaagtcattttaaacacTTAATCAGTGTTGGGCGGGTAGAAACTAGTGGTTACACTTTATTAAGATGTCcttacaatgtaattatacacTTAAGTACTGagtattaattaactacatgcacttactatatggttagggtttggcttggggttacttgcatgtagttatgcataatttattgttattataatagttagtacatgcaacaaggacacctaaaaataaagtgttaccttataaTCTAGTTACAGTAATAATCTTAGGCTACTTTGtgcagtaactagtagtgtaattcattactaataagatttcagtaatgATATTACAGTcaccatccataaaacagctcgTTACTTTCGATGCATCAACCCCTTCTTACTTGAAGCCCAACAATCCAATAATTACGTTGATTTAGTGAGGAGAAAAGATGATCTGAACACTGATGTGTAAGTGGCATAACTTTACTCTGCTGTTACACGGCTTGCCCTCGTCCCTCTGATCCCGATATAAACTCTATTACTAGAATTAAAAACCTTTTCTTACAAACTTATGTGccttattttgatcaaatacatcaTGAAATATAACCATGTAATCATAACTGACTGAAATCCAGAGTGGGTTTTGGTCGAATGATGAGGCAGAAGTATATTGTAACATTGATATTgaaaaaataacacccattcatacgtttttaaatataactctgattatattcgtctggaagaagaaagtcttatacacctaggattcactgagggtgagtaaaccatggggtaattttcatttttggatgaactatccctttgacaGA
The Cyprinus carpio isolate SPL01 chromosome B14, ASM1834038v1, whole genome shotgun sequence DNA segment above includes these coding regions:
- the atoh8 gene encoding protein atonal homolog 8 isoform X2; this encodes MKNPHLHEILSSGDKRLRRRAREPVMRGSDERLPYFTLCKHARLAAETETRGSSAAVDLRINTVPDSRLREKPVSRRSAPAQERASPQRAASQAPGESAESEWPRERAGEPTIKAIQQTRRLLANARERTRVHTISAAFEALRKQVPCYSYGQKLSKLAILRIACNYILSLAQLADLDYSPDQHQLSFRECVEQCTRTLQAEGCSKKRKE
- the atoh8 gene encoding protein atonal homolog 8 isoform X1, whose product is MKNPHLHEILSSGDKRLRRRAREPVMRGSDERLPYFTLCKHARLAAETETRGSSAAVDLRINTVPDSRLREKPVSRRSAPAQERASPQRAASQAPGESAESEWPRERAGEPTIKAIQQTRRLLANARERTRVHTISAAFEALRKQVPCYSYGQKLSKLAILRIACNYILSLAQLADLDYSPDQHQLSFRECVEQCTRTLQAEGCSKKRKESSERL